A single genomic interval of Lathyrus oleraceus cultivar Zhongwan6 chromosome 7, CAAS_Psat_ZW6_1.0, whole genome shotgun sequence harbors:
- the LOC127103049 gene encoding uncharacterized protein LOC127103049 yields the protein MDIVGIFAFVAALVLATRFGCSDLFDFDPEIERALHAHCEDPHKHLKEFQVVCSTPLRPEGITEDHIRLRAFPFSLQGAAKDWLYYLELNFVTTWNDLKRVFLERYFSASRAASIRKDICGIRQGNKSLAEYWERFKQLVSSCPQYQITKQLLIQYFYEGLSPMDRNILDAASGGALVDKTPVTAKALIENMSLNSQQFATRNNSMVKTKGVNDIQQAQGSNQLPAQTVVNPKGPNANVSEISLRFGKVIEPAPEKNKKILEVTPEPSSVVIETESSVVVETEKEKEKEYVRPIPFPHRILKIKRTDDGDKEREILDVFRKVAVNIPLLDVIKQVPKYAKFLKDLCTSKRRLKGNERVNLGRNISSLIHPKHSPEKATVSSLNQAIPQKCKDPGTFAIPCTIGDSKFKNCMLDLGAGINFMPTSVYTNLDLGPLQHTGLIIQLANRSNARPIGLVEDVLVQVNDLIFPADFYILNIIVFT from the exons ATGGACATTGTTGGCATTTTCGCATTTGTTGCTGCATTAGTTCTGGCTACTAGATTTGGTTGTTCTGATCTTTTTGATTTTGATCCTGAGATAGAGAGAGCCTTGCACGCACACT gtgaggatccgcataagCATCTTAAGGAATTTCAGGTTGTTTGCTCTACACCATTGAGACCTGAAGGAATCACCGAAGATCACATCAGGTTGAGAGCCTTCCCATTTTCACTACAGGGTGCTGCCAAggattggttatattatcttgagctGAATTTTGTCACGACTTGGAATGATTTGAAGAGAGTCTTCCTAGAGAGATACTTTTCTGCCTCCAGGGCTGCATCAATCCGAAAAGAtatatgtggtattagacagggAAATAAGTCATTGGctgagtattgggagagattcaaacaaTTGGTATCCAGTTGCCCTCAATATCAAATTACTAAACAACTGCTTATTCAGTATTTCTATGAGGGATTGTCACCAATGGATAGaaacattcttgatgctgctagtggtggagcacttgtcgATAAAACTCCAGTTACTGCCAAAGCCctgattgagaacatgtcacttaATTCCCAACAGTTCGCAACCAGAAATAATTCTATGGTCAAAACAAAAGGTGTGAATGACATTCAG caagcccaaggatcaaaccaacttcCTGCCCAAACAGTTGTGAATCCAAAAGGccctaatgctaatgtgagtgaAATTTCATTGAGATTCGGGAAGGTAATAGAACCagccccagaaaaaaataaaaaaattcttgaGGTAACACCTGAACCTTCTTCCGTTGTGATAGAAACTGAATCCTCTGTTGTGGTCGaaactgaaaaagaaaaagagaaggagtATGTGCGACCAATTCCCTTCCCACATAGAATACTGAAAATTAAAAGGACTGATGATGGAGacaaggagagagagattttagATGTGTTTAGAAAAGTGGCGGTAAACATTCCGCTTCTTGATGTTATTAAGCAGGTTCCAAAGTATGCAAAATTTCTAAAAGACTTGTGCACAAGTAAGAGAAGGTTGAAGGGAAATGAGAGAGTAAATTTGGGACGAAACATTTCATCCCTTATCCATCCTAAGCATTCACCTGAAAAAGCTACTGTTTCATCCCTCAATCAGGCCATACCCCAAAAGTGCAAGGATCCGGGAACTTTTGCTATTCCATGCACcattggggatagtaaattcaaaaattgcatgcttgatttgggagcgggCATTAATTTTATGCCTACTTCTGTTTATACCAACCTTGATCTTGGTCCTTTACAGCATACGGGTTTAATCATTCAATTGGCGAACAGAAGCAATGCTCGCCCTATTGGACTAGTGGAAGATGTgcttgttcaagttaatgacttgatttttcctgcagatttctACATTCTGAACAT AAttgttttcacttga